The region AACTCTTTTACTTTCTAAATCTAATAAAAAAGCTTTTGCTTTTTCTCCTCCTGCATATACATTAGTACTTTGATCATCTTTTTGGATTCTATGACAAGGAACTATAATATTTAACATATTTTGTGCCAGTGGACTTTCAATTGCCTTAGCTGTTGCTCTTTGTGTTTGTAAGCTATCAATCTTTGAAGCAAATGTAGAAAAACTCTGTGTAGTACCATAGGGTATATTTAATAACTCTTTCCATACTTCTATTTGAAATGTTGAACCTAAAAATTGCATTGGTAATTCAAAGCTTGTTCTTTTTTTATTAAAATATTCATCAAGCTGAACTCTTAGCATATCAAAGTATTCACACTCTGCTGGAATAACATCAGTATCAAAACTCTTTTTTAAAATATCAATTCTAGCTTCTATATTAAAAGGTGTAAAGTAACAAAGCATTACAATTCCTTTTTTTGAAGCAGCTGCAAACATTTGACCAAATGGAGTATCTATTGTAGTTGTTAGTATTATTTCTTTTGTCTTTGTTTTATATTCTCTCATAAGTGAATTTTATCATAAAGAAAATAAGTTATAATGATTTATTAAATAAATAAGATTAAAAATATTAAGAATATTAAAACTAGGAATACATATATGAATACGCAATTAAAACAAGAATTAGATGATAAAAAATTAAAAGGTGCATTTTTTGGTGCAATCGTTGGTGATGCTTTATGTTTAGGTTCACACTATGAGTATGATGCAAAAAAGATATATGAAGCTTATGGACAAAAACCAATAGAAAAGTTTATGAGTCCTGGTGAAATGATGGGAGGAGAAACTCACGGTATTGGTTGGGGTCAAAGAAACTATCATCCAGGAAAAAGTGCAGGAGGAACTACAGATTATGGTGATTATAATATCTTAGTTTTAGAACACCTAGCAAGTATTGCAAATCCTCCTAGAGCTTTTGAAGTAGCACCTATGCTTCCACATTGGATGAATAGATTAGAACACTCTTGGGGTTCATGGATTTGTACTATGACAAAAGAGACATACTCTCAAGTTAAAAATGGAACAGCTGTTGAGTATCTTGGCGGTATTTCAAATGCAACAGCAATAAGACACGTGGCAGCTCACTCATACTATGAAACAGAAGAAGAGATAGTTGATGTTGCAAGAAAAGCTATGTTTACACATAAGGACTTTTATGCTCTTGGTGGTGGTGAGTTTTTTGCTCGCGTTACTCATAGAGTTTTAAGAGGTGAAGAGCCAAGGTCTGCAATTGAAGATGTTGCAATTTTAATGGGTGGTTTCTTTGAAGAAAAAACAAAACAAGCAATTGAGAAATATGAAGAAGCTACAAATCCTCAAAGTGATTTATCAAAAGAGTTATTTTGTGATGATTTAGCAATTACTTCAATGGCAAGACTTTGGGATATTGGAAGAAGTGAGCCTATTAAAGTAGGAAAAGCTAGTCCAACTGAAGGAACAATGCCTGGAAGTATTTACTTTATACTAAAATATGCAAACGAAAAAGATGGTCTTAAAAAAGCCCTACAAGCAAATGCAATGGTAGGTGGAGATAATGCCTCAAGAGCAATTGCAATTGGAATGGTATTAGGTGCATATTTTGGTGTTGATGCAATTCCTAATGAATGGAAAGAGACTTTGGATCAATGGGATTATTGTGAGAACTTATTAAATAAATTGCCTTTATTACAAAAGTAGTATTAAGTAGTACAAAATGAACAAACACTTAAATGACAAAATAAAAGTACTCTATGTAGAAGATGATGAAGTTGCTAGAGAAAATGGTATAGAGTACTTAGAAAACTATTTTAAGAATATATATGAAGCAGGTGATGCTTTAAGTGCATTAAGGCTTTATGAAAAGCATCAACCTCATCTAATCATTACAGATATTCAAATGCCAAAATTAAATGGTTTGGAGTTTATTCAAAGAATTAGACAAAATGATAAGAAAGTACAAGTGATTGTAATATCTGCTTTTTCACATAAAGACTATTTGTTTAAAGCAATAGAACTGCAACTTGTAAAGTATTTGATTAAACCAGTTAAAGAAAATGAGTTTGAAGAAGCTTTGAATTTATGTATAGAGAGTATTACAAATAACACTTCTAATATTTATACTTTAAATGATGAATGTACCTTTGATATTTTTAATCATACACTAGTATACAAAAATGAAATTGTTAAACTACGAACAAAAGAGATAGACTTTCTAACTCTTTTACTTACAAATAAAAATAGATATGTATCTTATAGTGAAATAGAAAACTATGTATGGAATGATAGTGTTATGAGTAAAGATGCTTTAAAGACTTTAGTTAAGAATATAAAAACTAAAATTCCAAAAGAGCTAATATCAAATCTATCAGGAACTGGATATAAAATTGAATACGCTCATATATGATTTAAATACAATACTTGTATATGGAATTACCTTTGGTATTTTGATTATGACTATTGTATATACCTTGATTAGATATATATACTCAAAAGAGATGTTTTATATTAGTTATTGTTTTATGCAAGTTTTCTCTTTAGTATATATAGTGGTATATAGTAAGCTTTTTTCTATAAGTTCAGTTTTTCAAGAATTAGCTTTAGGTTTTGCAAGTTTGAGTGCTATAGTATTTGCTATATCTTTTTATGAAGGCAAGTTTTTCCCTAAGATGAGAAACTTTAAAGAGTTAGTATTTAACACCCTACTTTTTAATCTTGTAATATTAAGTGCTTTTTACCACTATATGCTTTTTGAGTATTTACCTTATAGTATAATATATGCAATTTTATTTGTATCAATTATTTTTAATTTGAAACAAGAATTTAAACCTACTGTTATATATGTTCTTGGTTGGTCTGCTTTATGTTTTATATTGTTTGTAATAGACTTTAAAAGCGTTTATATACAAAGTGGATATATGGATTTAGTTTTATTAGTTTTTGGTATAGAAGCGATTCTTTTTACTATATCAGTTGCCTATAGATATAATAATCTAAAAATACAAAGTAAATCTTATGAAGATATGTTATTACAACAATCAAGATTAGCAAAATCAGGTGAAATGATTGGAAATATTACTCATCAATTTAGACAGCCATTGAATAACTTATCGTATATATTGATGAACTTAAAAAAACGCTTTGAAAAGCAAAATCTTGATGAGGTATATTTTGAGAAAAAAATCACACAAGCAAATAGCCAGTTACAGTTTTTATCAAAAACTATTGATGACTTTAAAGAGTTTTACACTCCTTCAAAACAAAAAGAAAACTTTAGTGTTAAAGAGTCAATATTAAGTTGTCTTACAATACTTGATTCAAATTTAAAAAAGAAAAATATTAATTTAGAGTTTAATATAAATACAGATGAAAATATTAAAATATTTGGAGTTAAAAATGAACTTTCACAAGTAGTACTTGCAATTGTATCAAATGCAAGTGATGCTTTAAGTAATACAGAAAAACCAAATATAAAAATAGATATTAGCTCTAGCAATGCTGAGGTTATAATTAGTATTGAAGATAATGCTGGCGGAATAAATAAAAAGAATTTAGGTAAAATTTTCGAGCCATATTTTACTACAAAGATTGATGGTTCTGGAATTGGTCTTTATTTATCAAAGTTAATTATTGAAGAGAGTTTTGAAGGAAGAATTGAAGTAGAAAACAAAAAAGAGGGAGCAGTTTTCACCCTCTTTTTTGAGAAATCATTTGACTAATCTTTTATTAAGTCGTTTCTTGGATAAATAAATGCTAGTTCTCTTTGTAAAGTAATCTTTTTATCTTCAAGTGCTCTTGCAATTAGTTTTATTTTTAATGGTGTGTCTTTCTTATCTGATAAATAAAGTCTTTTTTTAGTCTCTATAATTAGAATCTTTTTTATTCTTTTATTAGCAGCTAAACTAAAGGGCTTAAATCTTTTTATTCTAAAGTTTTCTTTATCCTCTAAACTTAAATCAAAAGTATATGTTTTATCTTGCGTATTTTGAAATGTTAAAATATAATTATTAGAAACTTTTGCATTTTCTTTAATATTATAAAGCTTAGTAGTCTTATTTATATTTAGTAAAAAGTATTCTTTTTTTGAAGCAAAAACTCCAGCTAAAATAACACATAATAAAAGTGAAATAAAATATGTAACATTTCTTTTTGTAAGAAGTCTTGATATTCTTTTATTTATAACACTATTTGTACTTCCCCAGTTGATTAATGATTTTTTACCAAGTTTTCCCATTACTGTAGTACATGCATCAGAACATTCTAAACAGTTTATACACTCAACTTGTAAACCTTTTCTAATATCAATATTTGTAGGACAAATTTTCACACAAGCTTCACACGTTGTACACTCTTCATTTGCTTTCCATTCTTTCATTTTGAAAATAGATTTTTCATTATTTACAAAAACATTTCCACCTCTTGAAGTATCATATACAACTTGTTTTGTGTCATCGTCATATAAAACAGATTGTATTCTAGAATATGGACAAATATAAACACAGAAGTTTTCTTTCATAAATACAATATCAAAAACTAAAAACATTGCAATTGAGATTATAAATATAATCATAAATGAATGATTAGCAGGATCTTGAATATAAACAAAAAAATCTTCAGGAGGAACAAAATACCACATAAAGTTTGTAGCAATAATAGTTGAAATAATAATCCAAAGAAAAATAGATATATAT is a window of Poseidonibacter antarcticus DNA encoding:
- a CDS encoding methylated-DNA--[protein]-cysteine S-methyltransferase, producing the protein MREYKTKTKEIILTTTIDTPFGQMFAAASKKGIVMLCYFTPFNIEARIDILKKSFDTDVIPAECEYFDMLRVQLDEYFNKKRTSFELPMQFLGSTFQIEVWKELLNIPYGTTQSFSTFASKIDSLQTQRATAKAIESPLAQNMLNIIVPCHRIQKDDQSTNVYAGGEKAKAFLLDLESKRV
- a CDS encoding ADP-ribosylglycohydrolase family protein, with translation MNTQLKQELDDKKLKGAFFGAIVGDALCLGSHYEYDAKKIYEAYGQKPIEKFMSPGEMMGGETHGIGWGQRNYHPGKSAGGTTDYGDYNILVLEHLASIANPPRAFEVAPMLPHWMNRLEHSWGSWICTMTKETYSQVKNGTAVEYLGGISNATAIRHVAAHSYYETEEEIVDVARKAMFTHKDFYALGGGEFFARVTHRVLRGEEPRSAIEDVAILMGGFFEEKTKQAIEKYEEATNPQSDLSKELFCDDLAITSMARLWDIGRSEPIKVGKASPTEGTMPGSIYFILKYANEKDGLKKALQANAMVGGDNASRAIAIGMVLGAYFGVDAIPNEWKETLDQWDYCENLLNKLPLLQK
- a CDS encoding response regulator transcription factor translates to MNKHLNDKIKVLYVEDDEVARENGIEYLENYFKNIYEAGDALSALRLYEKHQPHLIITDIQMPKLNGLEFIQRIRQNDKKVQVIVISAFSHKDYLFKAIELQLVKYLIKPVKENEFEEALNLCIESITNNTSNIYTLNDECTFDIFNHTLVYKNEIVKLRTKEIDFLTLLLTNKNRYVSYSEIENYVWNDSVMSKDALKTLVKNIKTKIPKELISNLSGTGYKIEYAHI
- a CDS encoding sensor histidine kinase, which gives rise to MNTLIYDLNTILVYGITFGILIMTIVYTLIRYIYSKEMFYISYCFMQVFSLVYIVVYSKLFSISSVFQELALGFASLSAIVFAISFYEGKFFPKMRNFKELVFNTLLFNLVILSAFYHYMLFEYLPYSIIYAILFVSIIFNLKQEFKPTVIYVLGWSALCFILFVIDFKSVYIQSGYMDLVLLVFGIEAILFTISVAYRYNNLKIQSKSYEDMLLQQSRLAKSGEMIGNITHQFRQPLNNLSYILMNLKKRFEKQNLDEVYFEKKITQANSQLQFLSKTIDDFKEFYTPSKQKENFSVKESILSCLTILDSNLKKKNINLEFNINTDENIKIFGVKNELSQVVLAIVSNASDALSNTEKPNIKIDISSSNAEVIISIEDNAGGINKKNLGKIFEPYFTTKIDGSGIGLYLSKLIIEESFEGRIEVENKKEGAVFTLFFEKSFD
- the ccoG gene encoding cytochrome c oxidase accessory protein CcoG; the protein is MSYTKKRYLTYLFITAFTLVIPFITIDGNHMLLLSFDKLQFHILGFVYNVNELYVMPFLLMFLFIGIFAMTTIFGRVWCGWSCPQTIFRTIYRDLIESTILDIRRIKNKQKDIDYSKKSNQLKKYISIFLWIIISTIIATNFMWYFVPPEDFFVYIQDPANHSFMIIFIISIAMFLVFDIVFMKENFCVYICPYSRIQSVLYDDDTKQVVYDTSRGGNVFVNNEKSIFKMKEWKANEECTTCEACVKICPTNIDIRKGLQVECINCLECSDACTTVMGKLGKKSLINWGSTNSVINKRISRLLTKRNVTYFISLLLCVILAGVFASKKEYFLLNINKTTKLYNIKENAKVSNNYILTFQNTQDKTYTFDLSLEDKENFRIKRFKPFSLAANKRIKKILIIETKKRLYLSDKKDTPLKIKLIARALEDKKITLQRELAFIYPRNDLIKD